CTACACCACCATCGAGGAGCTCAAGAGGGACTTCGCCGAGGGCAAGCTCCACCCGCTCGACCTCAAGAACGCTGTCGCCGAATACCTCATCGAACTCCTCAAGCCGGTCAGGGACTACTTCGAGAGGAACCCGGAGCCGCTTGAGCTGATGCGGGAGATAAAGATAACCCGCTGATTTTTCCTTCCCTTTTAGCTGGTGGAGCCGATGCCGGGAATAGACGAGAAGGACAGGGAGATACTCCGAATCCTTCGGAAGGAGGGCAGAATAACCCTAACCGAGCTCGGGAAGAGGGTTGGCCTATCCCCGGCGAGCGTGAAGAACAGGGTCGAAAAGCTGGAGAAGCTCGGGGCCATTAAGGGCTACTCCGCCATCGTTGACCCGGCTTTCCTCGATGAATACGTCCAAGCGTTCTTTGAGTTGCGCCTGGCCATAGACGACCACACGATCGACCAGATTCTGATGAAGATTGCTCGCATGGAGGAGGTTCAGAGCCTCTACCGGCGCAGCGGTGAGAGGCAGATACTCGTGAGGGCGAGCTTCCACGACACGGATGAGGTCAAGGCCTTCGCGGGAAGGCTCAAACGGTTCTTCGGCAAAAACCTCGAGCGGGTGGAGGTTACGCTCATAATAGACACCTTCAAGGAGAACTGGGTGTCTGGGGAGATTGAGAGGCGCTGATTGCTTGGTGAGGCGGTGGGGATGCTCTTCGTCGTGAGACCAGGGAGAAAGAAGAACGAGCTTGAGGCATTCTTCATCGAGAACGAGCCCGAAAAGCTCACCGCCATGAAGAACCTGAAGGCCGACAGGATATACCGCTTCATAATGCGCGAGGGGAGGCTCTTCAAGGTTCTCGAGGGAAGTCAGTATCGCAATCCTAAGGAGATCGAGAAGCTCCTCCGCGGTGCCAGAATCGTCCTTGTGAACGCCGACGAGTGGGAGGACTACTTCAAGAGGAGGCTCCAGAACAAGATGGTTGAACGCGCCGAGCTCTGTCGCCTCTGCCTCCTCGACGGCAGGATAACCGTCCTCACCGAGGGCAACCGCATTAAATACCACGGCGAGTACATCTGCGAGCGC
The Thermococcus radiotolerans genome window above contains:
- a CDS encoding Lrp/AsnC family transcriptional regulator; this encodes MPGIDEKDREILRILRKEGRITLTELGKRVGLSPASVKNRVEKLEKLGAIKGYSAIVDPAFLDEYVQAFFELRLAIDDHTIDQILMKIARMEEVQSLYRRSGERQILVRASFHDTDEVKAFAGRLKRFFGKNLERVEVTLIIDTFKENWVSGEIERR